The Lewinellaceae bacterium nucleotide sequence TTCCATATATTATTGATTTCATTCCTTAATACATATGGCTATGATTTTCAAAAAGTAACTAAAAAGGAGATAGAGGATATATCCTCAAATATAAATTCATTTGAGATTATTAAAAATTTAAACAAAATGGTCATTCCATATAAATTGCTTGAAAATTATGAGTACAAACAAGTATTTGAGACAGTAAAAAGGAAATTCCTTAAAAAATAAGCAAGCAGGTAACGCCTTGGGGAACGACAAGCCTCCTAAACGTCGACGTGCGTCTCCATCCACGCACGTTACCTGCAAGCAAAACAATAAAAACTCTGAAATGAAAGAGATATTCGACATCAATAAGATTATTTTAATATTACAATTATGCCTGTGTAGTCTGGCAATCTCTGCACAATCTGTAGAATTAATAAATTTAATCAAAGGTGAAACTCAAGACTTGCCTAATGGAACAGAATTAAGTATAGGAGTTCTGGAGAATGGGAAGTGGGTAAAAGTTGAATATCGATTAGAAAATGATGAGTTTGTAGAAGTTAAAAATGACGATAAAATTTTTGAAATTGGATCAATTACTAAAACTTTTACTGCTTCGCTAATAATGAAACTTCTTAAAGAGGGTAAATTGGCTTTATCAGATCCAATACAAAAATATTTACCAATTCAAATGGCTCAGGACAGCTTCGAAGAAAAAACAATTACTGTGCAACACCTAATAACACATACATCAGGATTATCTTCGGGACCTTCAAGTTTCACATTACCATATCTGAGAGCCTTACTATTTACACCGAAAAATCCTAACAGGAATTTCAAAGTAAAGCACTATTATCGTTATCTTAAAAAGTTTGAGCTTGATTATCTACCCGGAAAAGAATGGAACTACAATAATGCGGGTTACGGACTTTTAGGAGAAATTATTAGTAACGTAAATGGAATGTCATGGGAAAAATCTGTTCAAAAAAATATTTTTATTCCATTAGGCATGCGA carries:
- a CDS encoding beta-lactamase family protein, which codes for MKEIFDINKIILILQLCLCSLAISAQSVELINLIKGETQDLPNGTELSIGVLENGKWVKVEYRLENDEFVEVKNDDKIFEIGSITKTFTASLIMKLLKEGKLALSDPIQKYLPIQMAQDSFEEKTITVQHLITHTSGLSSGPSSFTLPYLRALLFTPKNPNRNFKVKHYYRYLKKFELDYLPGKEWNYNNAGYGLLGEIISNVNGMSWEKSVQKNIFIPLGMRNSYFEIDKHNRDQLVVGITAKGKKSKPWEMKFINPAGAIKSTLNDMIIYASAQLNSSQENLNFFKLTQDPLNFSIKMPEDKLWKGNKMGLGWWHNLEDTQNTFMWHGGSSGGYTSFVGFSKLKGKAVVILSNISSSNPSARAENRIPKPILLGQKILRM